In Quercus robur chromosome 11, dhQueRobu3.1, whole genome shotgun sequence, the sequence aaattaacaggcactggaatcttttgaagcagttaaacaaaaccttagttatgccgggtcctcggacctcctgcttttgAGAAATTAACACGTactgaatcttttgaagcgattaaacaaaaccttagatATGCCGGGTACTCGgccctcctgctttggggaaattaacacgtaCGACATCTTATGAAGCGGTTGAACAGAATCCTAGCTATGCCGGGTCTTCGGatctcctgctttggggaaattaacgcgCACTGGCATCGTATGAAGCGATTAATCAGAAaattagctatgtcgggtcctcggaccttctgctttggggaaattaacgcgCACTGTATCTTTTGAATCGGTTAAACAAGACCTTAGCTATGCTGGGTCCTCGGATCTCCTGGTTTGGGGAAATTAACTCCCAGTGGCatcttatgaagcggttaaacagaaccttagctatgctggGTCCTTGGACCTCCTGCTTTCGGGAATTTAGCATGCAtctgaatcttttgaagcggttaaacagaaccttagctatgctgggttgtcggacctcctgctttgggaaaattaacgcCCAGTGGCatcttatgaagcggttaaacaaaaccttagctatgccgggtcctcggacctcctgctttggagAAATGAACAGAAATGGAATATTTTGAAGTGATTAAAtcgaaccttagctatgccgggtccttggacctcctgctttggggaaactaACACGCACTGAAacttttgaagtggttaaacagaaccttagctatgaaGGGTCCTcgaacctcctgctttggggaactTAACACGCACGTCATCTTatgaagtggttaaacagaacaaTAGGCATGCCAGGTCCTCAGATCTCTTGCTTATGGGAAATTAGTGCGCAACTGCatcttatgaagcggttaaacaaaATCTTAACTATAtagggtcctcggacctcctgttTTGGGGAACTTAACACGCactgaatcttttgaagcggttaaacaaaactttagctatgtcgggtcctcggacctcctgctttggggaaattaactcGTACGGAATCTTTTGAagcagttaaacagaaccttagctatgccgtgTCCTTGGACCTCCTGTTTTGTGGAAATTAAGCGCATTGGCatcttatgaagcggttaaacagaaccttagttatgctgggtcctcagacctcctgctttggggaaattaacacgcgcGGAATCTTtggaagcggttaaacagaaccttagcaaTGCCGGATTCTCGGACCtcttgctttggggaaattaacacgcatgGAATGTTTTGAAGCGTTTAAACATAACTTTAGCTATGCCGGTCCATAGACCtactgctttggggaaattaacacgcacggAATCTTTGGAAgtggttaaatagaaccttagctatgccgggtcctcggacctcctgctttggggaaattaacacgcacagaatcttttgaagcgattaaacagaaccttagctatgtcaggTCTTCGAACCTcctactttggggaaattaactcGCACCGAAGGAAAGCTAGTATAAAATGGGGGGTAGGAGGCAATCTGAGCGGGGGCACCACGACCACTCAAGACGTATTAGTAAAAGCTCCTCGAATTGTGCCGAGGACCAACCTTCTTTGATAAATTTAGTTCATCTCTGCTTGATTGTGATGAATACCATATTTACTGTTATCCATGCACTAAAACCtagctctttgacccactctctacaaatttattataccGGGCTCACTAGTCCAAGATCTCATACATCTTGGGTTTGGGCTGCAAAACGTAtccctataattttttttctttatattcccaatttttttttaaaaaaaaaaagaaaagaaaataaaaatggttaCCAAACATAGCCTAACTCTATTTCACAACAAGttaaataaaaagtttctcaaaaaatacaaaagctaaataagaaaagtaaaaaaatagtatttcaacttatttatatatataataataagtgaaactgagagaaaatcaaattagaatttctaATTAATGTTTCAATTTTGctccatgtgtcctaaattatatattcttgaagaattttgtttcttaattttaaaataaaatgtgggaccacatcataaatattcatccaagtgagtgcTTACCGCTTGCTTGTTTCAGTCGAATCAGCTCTTCAGCCCAGTTCATCAGTTTTGGGTAGTAACGGGTtggtttgaaagaaaatttggaaGATGAAGGTGCCTCCGAAGATCCGACACTTTATCTGGCGTGCTGCGAAGGATGTTCTGCCCACTAAACAGAATTTACAGGCTCGGCATATACCTGTTGGAGTGGAATGTGATGGCTGTGGAGATCACACGGAGTCGATAATTCATTGTTTATGGTTGTGCGATCAGGCGAGGTCGGTGTGGATGTCGCTCTTGGAGTTTCGCTCACTGCTGCAGAAGAAATGTCGGACGTTCTGTGACTTATTGGAGGAAGTCTTCAGTGTTGGGCCAGCCAAGAAGGTAGCTTTGTTCGCTACTGTGGCGTGGTGCATATGGCAGCGTCGCAACCGGTTAAGGGAGAACCAGTCAACGTGGAAGCTGCATGAAATTGGTGATAACGCACAGCGATTGGTGGATGAATTTTGGAGCGTCAATTCTCAAGAGAGTGGCGAGCCTATTCCTCGGCACAGGGTGCGCTGGTCTCCTCCACCAGAGGACTGCTACAAAGTTAATTTTGATGCTGCGTTTTGTGAGGATTCAGGTTTGGCTGGTATCGGAGTGGTTTGCCGGGATAATTCTGGTCAAGTTATCGCGGCTCTTAGGCAGAATCTGGGTCAAGTGCAGTCAGTAGAGATGGCTGAAGCTCTGGCAGCGCGAAGGGCTGTGGTCTTTGCCAGGGAGATGAGTTTATTTTGTATCATTGTTGAAGGTGATTGTCTGGCAGTCATTCAGGCTTTGCGTCGAAGTGGTCTTTGTCCTCTATTATTTGGTCATATTGTGAATGAGACTAAGCGTCTGGGATCCGTCCGAAGAAGTTGTGTGTTTCAACATGTTAGGCGGGAGGGGAATAGGTTAGCTCATAGCTTAGCTAAAAAAGCAGTTCTATCTGCAGATTTTGAGGTTTGGGTAGAAGATTTACCTGAGGACGTGGATGTTGGTTTCCAGTCGGATTTTCCttgagttagttttttttttttttttttttgttttaccttTGTAGTTcgtttttctttaataaaatttcgcttacctttttctcaaaaaaaaaaaaaaaagtacaaaaaccaaagaatctaaaataaatgaatcgttaaatatatatatatatatatatatatttaacaataatttaaaaaaaatggacaattttcattttattcctAATAATatcattacaaatttttttaaagaattaacaaaatataaaaatgactatcaataatatttaaattatatatatagacatagGGGTGATAGGCCCAGGAAtgcatatctatatatatattggaccAGGGGCCCAATCTGAGAACATGAATAGTCCGAGGACGGGTAAACACCTTCCTAAGAATTCGTGTTGGTAAGTAAAGAGGTGAGGTCTAATCATAACCATCCGAGAAggctgtccgaggaggaatactTCCTCGGCTGAGCAAAGTCGAGGTCAGAAGGTATGGTCTGACACCAGGAGCAACGTTCCAGACGATTCCACTGATAAGGATAAGTATCCAAAAGGAATAAGACAGAGGGAGGCCATGAAATATcttaagggaaagctgctatcattgcattaaatgctctgcagttaactttctggctgcattaatgtggagaagacccctgaatagtgtTGCCTTGACTGCACCAACTCACAAAGAGCCGAAagggtgtccgatgggacaaacactcaagcggtggcttggatgatcaacagatggagggctaagatcgtctaaagagaactatataatgtaaaaaaacCCTCCATGGagaaatgatagaaaaattaagagaaaaacactatATCAATCGAGAATTGAACTTGTAACTAaacttgagagaaatatataagaactgatctcctcggactgtgtTGATGACgatttttctttagattaaaccagtctatcttctttttcttgtcaTCTAAATTCATTTTACTTGTTGTCTAACACACTAAAGCCCGGTTTTCCAacacactctctacaaatttattgtattaggcTTTTTAGGCCAAAGTCCATCCACCCTTTGGACTAGGAACTCAAATCTGGTCCTCACAATAGAAATTATATtgtgcatcttattgtatatctttaagtgtagccatacatatgcatgaggttacaagctagtttttaattaagattgctactaaatataaaaaaaaatgagatggTTTTCTAAATAATGaatcatttttagaaaaatataacatttaaacAAACCGAGCGCAACTGTAAACAAGACCACTAAAATAGTATAAATAGAGCACCACTATGCCATTCCTTTCTCAATTATAAGCACATTCAAAGTGATATACAAGTCGTATAAATGGTTTTTATATCCAGTGCACAGaattcacaatgggctacaaaacaggccaaaaatttatatatcttttaaataattattatattaattataacgTTGTCACAGTTCGACCTCAGTTGAACCTTGGTCCGACTTTAAAAACTTTGAACCTTTCTCTTTTCGAGTTGTTTGAACGATCCGGGTCTGAAAATCATAtttaccacatcaacaagtgtgaaatattttgtcaaattttgtgtctaccctaatcaccaaaaaaacGGTTTGTATATCCTGCACATAGGATTCACAATGAGCGCTACAGCTTGGGCCAATAGGTTCCAAGCCTCCGCTCCATAGACTAAGCCTAAAAAAATCTGCCGTTAAAAACCATGCAACATCATTTCGTGTCGGGTTGTCATCcggatcaaacacaactaaactTCACATAGCCTAACAATTtatgtaatattaatttttttttttacgtcatatttagagagtgagagatagagagaaatatGATAAGATAGTGTTCAATTGATGGGGTGTGGCCATGAGTCGTCAAACATGAATTTCGGCCATTGGATTAGACCATGAGATAGAGAAAGTTCACATCA encodes:
- the LOC126704985 gene encoding uncharacterized protein LOC126704985; its protein translation is MKVPPKIRHFIWRAAKDVLPTKQNLQARHIPVGVECDGCGDHTESIIHCLWLCDQARSVWMSLLEFRSLLQKKCRTFCDLLEEVFSVGPAKKVALFATVAWCIWQRRNRLRENQSTWKLHEIGDNAQRLVDEFWSVNSQESGEPIPRHRVRWSPPPEDCYKVNFDAAFCEDSGLAGIGVVCRDNSGQVIAALRQNLGQVQSVEMAEALAARRAVVFAREMSLFCIIVEGDCLAVIQALRRSGLCPLLFGHIVNETKRLGSVRRSCVFQHVRREGNRLAHSLAKKAVLSADFEVWVEDLPEDVDVGFQSDFP